The genomic region GCTTGCCAATCAATCGATACCCGCCTGGCGCTTTCGCGAAATGTCGCCGCTGATCGACAGCGCCAACATGACCCCGGCCTACTGGCAGCATCTGCGCAGCGCCGTGGTCGAGGCGGTGGACGAGGGCTGCGATGCCGTACTGATCCTGCACGGCACCGACACTCTGGCCTACAGCGCGGCAGCCATGAGCTTCCAACTGCTGGGCCTGCCCGCACCAGTGCTGTTTACCGGTTCGATGTTGCCCGCCGGCGTGCCGGACAGCGATGCCTGGGAAAACGTCAGCGGCGCCTTGACCGCGTTGGGCGAAGGCTTGGCATCCGGAGTGCAGCTGTATTTCCACGGCCAACTGCTACCGCCGACCCGTTGCGCCAAGGTGCGCAGCTTTGGCCGCCATCCGTTTGCAACCTTGCAGCGTATGGGTAACCAGCCCCGCGCCGAATCACTACCGGCCGCGCTGGATTACCGTCAGCCCAAGACCGTGGCGGATATCGGCGTATTACCGCTGGTGCCGGGCATGCGGGCCGCGCTGGTGGACAGCCTGGTCGACAGCGGGGTACAGGCGCTGATCCTGGAGTGCTATGGCAGCGGCACCGGGCCCAGCGACAACCCCGAGTTCCTCGCCAGCCTCAAGCGCGCACAGGTCCGGGATGTAGTGGTGGTCGCCATTACCCAATGCCATGAAGGCGGTGTCGAACTGGATGTCTATGAAGCCGGTAGCCGCCTGCGCGACGCCGGCGTGCTGTCGGGTGCAGGCATGACCCGTGAAGCGGCGTTCGGCAAGCTCCATGCCCTGCTCGGCGCCGGCCTGGCCAGCGAAGAGATCCGCCGCTTGGTGGAGCTGGACCTGGGTACCGAGGCCTGTCCTAGATAACTACCCCCTGCCCTGTCTTGCGCCTTTCTAGCATGGAAACCCCGGGCCTGACCCTCGGGTTGTTCCCCTCCATCGGCAAGACAGGGATGTACCATGACCACCTCAAGCGCCACCGCGCAGGCTGCCAAATCCGAAGACCTCACCCTTAAACTCATCACCCAGCTGTGCGTCGGCCCCTCGATCACCGAGGTGGCCGGCCAACTGCTGCGCGACTCCCTGGCAGAAAAATACCCCGACCTGCACATCAATCCGGACACCACCCTGCTGGGCACGCCAGTGTGGGAGCTGGTAGACGACAAGATTATCTCCAGCCCCCCGCAGTATCGAACCCTCAGCACCCTGCTGGCCAGGCAGGCCGTGTTGAAGGAGCCCACCTTGTGCATCGAAGGCGAGCATTTTCTTACCCCGCTGCCCCTCACGGAACCCGCGGTGCATGTGCCGGTGCGCATCGTCGAAGTGGCTAATACCATCAATGTCCTGGCGCCGGTGGTATTTGAGGCGTTCAAGGAACAGTTGGTGACGTACTGGAACAACAGCAACGGCATCGGCCCGCGTTGGCACGAATTGTCCAGCACCTTGCGCAGCACCTGGAATGTGCAGCAGGTGGACGGCTGGACCGACGACGACTGTGCACTGGCGCGCCGTTTGTACCACTCGCCCGACCCGGCGAACCGCACCGCAGGCAGCAAGCTCCAGGCTTGCCTGGTCGACGTTGACCTGGTGAGCGACGGCAAGGCCAGCCACACC from Pseudomonas synxantha harbors:
- a CDS encoding asparaginase, which produces MQPANNVMVLYTGGTIGMQASANGLAPASGFEARMREQLANQSIPAWRFREMSPLIDSANMTPAYWQHLRSAVVEAVDEGCDAVLILHGTDTLAYSAAAMSFQLLGLPAPVLFTGSMLPAGVPDSDAWENVSGALTALGEGLASGVQLYFHGQLLPPTRCAKVRSFGRHPFATLQRMGNQPRAESLPAALDYRQPKTVADIGVLPLVPGMRAALVDSLVDSGVQALILECYGSGTGPSDNPEFLASLKRAQVRDVVVVAITQCHEGGVELDVYEAGSRLRDAGVLSGAGMTREAAFGKLHALLGAGLASEEIRRLVELDLGTEACPR